From a single Bryobacter aggregatus MPL3 genomic region:
- a CDS encoding FAD-dependent oxidoreductase, producing MPSLHAALAAPSSQQADVVIYGATPGGIGAAVSAARLGRSVILCEYEDHIGGIVSNGLTNADIGKRQAVGGLFYEFTRRVVKRYEEQDRNDPAKPNLKLCRDGYWYEASAAEQIFHQMIEGEAPRIRLLLRHELVAAQVDRNQLTRITLESRQDPGTRIDLRAPVFIDATYEGDLAAMAKVPFRIGRESRSEYQEAHAGRIYMRFRDTALLPGSTGEADQATQAFCFRFHVTNDPAKRIPIEKPNGYQRADYALTLEDLRAGKIQRFRDVIQVYPMPNGRFELNSDHAHPDTGIPRESLDLAEECWAWPTSSPAARRKIYERYRTHNVGLIWFLQNDPEVPETVRQDALQYGWHKEEWPSNQHIPRQVYVRQGRRILGDAILTERDADVDPKLQRTRVQPTSIAVIEWAFDPHGHHKYDPAHPGVREGYIFVEHEPFQVPYGVVVPQKIDGLLVPVACSCSHVAYNALRMEPVFIALGEACGIAAHLAIDRKVPLRRVPVDALQTLLVERRGVITFYGDLHFQDPAFAAFQWLGARGLNPGYEASKEEKLTQRNAAEKLARVLSFAGKTWQIPASATDRPLSTSVLTAWLQNAGYLRQSQRAASEMLDLAQFAAIVYESIAPLNGQK from the coding sequence TTGCCCTCACTGCACGCCGCGCTTGCTGCACCCTCCAGCCAGCAGGCGGATGTGGTGATCTACGGCGCAACGCCCGGTGGAATTGGTGCAGCGGTGAGTGCTGCGCGTCTGGGGCGCTCGGTGATTCTTTGTGAGTATGAGGATCACATCGGCGGGATTGTCTCGAATGGCTTGACCAATGCCGATATCGGAAAGCGGCAGGCCGTCGGTGGGTTGTTCTACGAGTTCACGCGGCGCGTGGTCAAACGCTATGAAGAGCAGGACAGAAACGATCCAGCAAAGCCGAACCTGAAGCTTTGCCGCGATGGGTATTGGTATGAAGCGAGTGCCGCCGAACAGATCTTTCATCAAATGATCGAGGGCGAAGCTCCGCGTATCCGATTGCTGCTGCGCCACGAACTGGTGGCGGCGCAAGTTGATCGCAATCAGCTCACGCGCATCACATTGGAGAGCCGCCAAGATCCAGGGACCCGGATTGATTTGCGCGCGCCCGTATTCATCGATGCGACCTATGAGGGCGATCTCGCCGCAATGGCGAAGGTGCCCTTTCGCATCGGGCGCGAAAGTCGCAGCGAGTATCAGGAAGCGCACGCGGGCCGAATCTATATGCGCTTCCGCGACACTGCATTGCTACCCGGTTCCACTGGCGAAGCCGACCAGGCGACTCAGGCTTTTTGCTTCCGCTTTCATGTCACGAACGATCCGGCCAAGCGTATCCCTATCGAGAAGCCCAATGGCTACCAGCGTGCCGATTACGCTTTGACCCTTGAAGATCTCCGCGCCGGCAAAATTCAGCGCTTCCGCGATGTCATCCAGGTCTATCCGATGCCGAATGGCCGCTTTGAATTGAATAGCGATCACGCACATCCCGATACGGGAATTCCCCGTGAATCGCTGGATCTAGCTGAGGAGTGTTGGGCTTGGCCAACGAGTTCGCCTGCGGCCCGGCGCAAAATCTACGAGCGCTACCGTACGCACAATGTTGGCTTGATCTGGTTTTTACAAAACGACCCGGAAGTGCCGGAGACTGTTCGCCAGGATGCTCTCCAATATGGCTGGCACAAGGAAGAATGGCCTTCCAATCAGCATATTCCGCGGCAGGTCTATGTCCGGCAAGGCCGCCGGATTTTGGGCGATGCCATTCTGACGGAGCGCGACGCCGATGTCGATCCCAAGCTGCAACGCACCCGTGTCCAGCCAACCTCCATTGCAGTGATTGAATGGGCCTTTGATCCGCATGGACATCATAAATACGATCCGGCTCACCCCGGTGTTCGAGAGGGATATATCTTCGTCGAGCATGAACCTTTTCAGGTTCCCTATGGAGTGGTAGTGCCGCAGAAGATCGATGGTTTGCTGGTGCCTGTGGCCTGTTCCTGCAGCCACGTCGCCTACAATGCGTTGCGCATGGAGCCTGTTTTCATTGCCCTAGGCGAGGCTTGCGGCATTGCGGCTCATCTTGCGATCGACCGCAAAGTTCCCCTCCGGCGTGTGCCGGTCGATGCGTTGCAGACCTTGCTCGTTGAACGGCGGGGTGTGATCACCTTTTATGGGGATCTCCACTTTCAGGATCCGGCCTTTGCAGCATTCCAGTGGCTGGGCGCACGCGGTCTCAATCCTGGCTACGAGGCAAGCAAAGAGGAGAAACTCACTCAGCGCAACGCTGCCGAAAAACTAGCAAGAGTACTGTCCTTTGCCGGAAAAACATGGCAAATTCCGGCCTCTGCGACAGACCGTCCACTCAGCACTTCGGTTCTCACCGCTTGGCTTCAAAACGCAGGATACCTACGGCAATCGCAGCGAGCGGCTAGCGAGATGCTAGACCTCGCGCAATTCGCTGCGATCGTCTATGAATCGATCGCGCCTCTTAACGGCCAGAAGTAG